One Massilia sp. 9096 genomic window carries:
- a CDS encoding glycoside hydrolase family 3 N-terminal domain-containing protein: MAIKRREFLASVGSIAGLAAVPGMAGAAAAKAAGQSTGDLKNAVYKRANAPVEARVEDLLRRMTLDEKIAQMECLWIKKGDIQNDDTSFSPAKASAAYPNGMGMFARPSDRQLGKASAAGDSGEVKHRGPRETAEYVNAVQKWALENTRLGIPLFMHEESLHGYVARESTSFPQAIGLASTFDPELVQKVFASAAREMRARGANLALAPVVDVAREPRWGRIEETYGEDPHLCGVMGKAAVLGFSGDTLPLAKDKVYATLKHMTGHGQPESGTNIGPANVGERTLREDFFPPFEKIIKETKIAAVMPSYNEIDGIPSHANRWLLTKVLREEWGFKGVTVSDYMAVAEMQTRHHLVASPKEAGYRALKAGVDIETPDPLGFAFLAELVREGKISQKEIDTVVRRILRLKFEAGLFEDPYADAAQADARTATPEAIALAREAARRTAVLLKNDQNLLPLDGRKVGKMLLVGTHAKDTPIGGYSDVPRHVVSVLEGLQEEARSQGFQLSYAEGVRLTEGHVWGQDKIEFTKPEVNQRLIAEAVEAAKGADTIVMVLGDNEQTAREAWADNHLGDRSSLDLIGQQNDLARAIFALNKPTVVLLLNGRPLSVNYLNQNAHALMECWYMGQETGHAIADLLFGRANPGGKLPVTIARNVGQLPMFYNRKPSSRRGYIDDVTTPLFPFGYGLSYTRFEISAPRLEKSSIATNGTTRVQVDVRNLGARRGDEVVQMYIRDDVSSVTRAVLELKGFQRVTLEPGEQRTVTFDIKPTDLWFYNADMQRVVEPGTFTIFAGPNSVDLKQATLTVA; encoded by the coding sequence ATGGCTATCAAACGCAGGGAATTTCTGGCATCGGTGGGCAGCATCGCCGGTCTGGCGGCGGTGCCGGGCATGGCCGGGGCCGCCGCGGCCAAGGCTGCAGGACAAAGCACGGGCGACTTGAAGAACGCGGTCTACAAGCGCGCGAACGCACCGGTCGAGGCGCGCGTCGAGGACCTGCTGCGCCGCATGACGCTGGACGAGAAGATCGCCCAGATGGAGTGCCTGTGGATCAAGAAGGGCGACATCCAGAACGACGACACCAGCTTCTCGCCGGCCAAGGCCAGCGCGGCCTACCCGAACGGGATGGGCATGTTCGCGCGTCCATCGGACCGCCAGCTGGGCAAGGCCAGCGCCGCCGGCGACAGCGGTGAAGTCAAGCACCGCGGCCCGCGCGAAACCGCAGAATACGTCAACGCGGTGCAGAAGTGGGCGCTGGAGAACACGCGCCTGGGCATCCCGCTGTTCATGCACGAGGAGTCGCTGCACGGCTACGTCGCGCGCGAGTCCACCAGCTTCCCGCAGGCGATCGGCCTGGCTTCGACCTTCGACCCTGAGCTGGTGCAGAAGGTGTTCGCCAGCGCAGCGCGCGAGATGCGCGCGCGCGGGGCCAACCTGGCGCTGGCGCCGGTGGTCGACGTGGCGCGCGAGCCGCGCTGGGGCCGTATCGAAGAGACCTACGGCGAAGACCCGCATCTGTGCGGCGTGATGGGCAAGGCGGCCGTGCTGGGCTTCTCCGGCGACACCCTGCCGCTGGCCAAGGACAAGGTTTACGCGACCCTCAAGCACATGACCGGCCACGGCCAGCCGGAGTCGGGCACCAACATCGGCCCGGCCAACGTCGGCGAGCGCACGCTGCGCGAAGACTTCTTCCCGCCGTTCGAGAAGATCATCAAGGAAACCAAGATCGCGGCCGTCATGCCCTCGTATAACGAGATCGACGGCATCCCGTCGCACGCCAACCGCTGGCTGCTGACCAAGGTCCTGCGCGAGGAGTGGGGTTTCAAGGGCGTGACCGTGTCTGACTACATGGCCGTGGCCGAGATGCAGACCCGCCACCACCTGGTCGCCTCGCCCAAGGAAGCCGGCTACCGCGCGCTCAAGGCCGGCGTCGACATCGAGACCCCGGACCCGCTCGGTTTCGCCTTCCTGGCCGAGCTCGTCCGCGAGGGCAAGATCTCGCAAAAAGAGATCGACACCGTGGTGCGCCGCATCCTGCGCCTGAAGTTCGAAGCCGGCCTGTTCGAAGACCCGTACGCCGACGCCGCCCAGGCCGACGCCCGCACCGCCACGCCGGAAGCGATCGCGCTGGCGCGCGAAGCGGCGCGCCGCACCGCCGTGCTGCTCAAGAACGACCAGAACCTGCTGCCGCTGGACGGCCGCAAGGTCGGCAAGATGCTGCTGGTCGGCACCCATGCGAAAGACACCCCGATCGGCGGCTATTCGGACGTGCCGCGCCACGTGGTCTCGGTGCTCGAAGGCTTGCAGGAAGAGGCCAGGTCGCAGGGCTTCCAGTTGTCGTATGCCGAAGGCGTGCGCCTGACCGAAGGCCACGTCTGGGGCCAGGACAAGATCGAATTCACCAAGCCGGAAGTCAACCAGCGCCTGATCGCCGAAGCCGTGGAAGCGGCCAAGGGGGCCGACACCATCGTCATGGTCCTGGGCGACAACGAGCAGACCGCGCGCGAAGCCTGGGCCGACAACCACCTGGGCGACCGCAGCTCGCTCGACCTGATCGGCCAGCAGAACGACCTGGCGCGCGCGATTTTCGCGCTGAACAAGCCGACCGTGGTACTGCTGCTGAACGGCCGTCCGCTGTCCGTCAACTACCTCAACCAGAATGCCCATGCACTGATGGAGTGCTGGTACATGGGCCAGGAGACCGGCCACGCGATCGCCGACCTGCTGTTCGGCCGCGCCAACCCGGGCGGCAAGCTGCCGGTCACGATCGCGCGCAACGTCGGCCAGCTGCCGATGTTCTACAACCGCAAGCCAAGCAGCCGCCGCGGCTACATCGATGACGTCACCACGCCGCTGTTCCCGTTCGGTTACGGCCTGTCGTACACCAGATTCGAGATCTCGGCGCCGCGCCTGGAAAAGTCCAGTATCGCGACCAACGGCACGACGCGCGTGCAGGTCGACGTGCGCAACCTAGGTGCCCGCCGCGGCGACGAGGTCGTGCAGATGTACATCCGCGACGACGTCAGCTCGGTGACCCGCGCCGTGCTCGAGCTGAAGGGCTTCCAGCGCGTGACGCTCGAGCCGGGCGAGCAGCGCACCGTCACCTTCGACATCAAGCCGACCGACCTGTGGTTCTACAACGCCGACATGCAGCGCGTGGTCGAGCCGGGGACGTTCACCATTTTCGCCGGTCCGAACAGCGTCGACCTGAAACAGGCTACGCTGACGGTGGCATAA
- a CDS encoding LacI family DNA-binding transcriptional regulator, producing the protein MSTAKVETLHDEVERRGQPTMADVAKLAGVSAMTVSRVMNGKGLVRESTRRKVAEAVAALNYTPNQEARNLAGSKPIRVGFLYSNPSAAYLSEFLVGLLNQSGLNNVQLFVEKCEAGEHEQDHARRLIGNGLDGVILPPPLCDSQAVLACVREAGIPAVVVACGQPDPGVGAVSIDDFDAAYAMTRHLIALGHQRIGFVVGHPNQSASARRLAGYRAAIAEKKADDAAELVVQGMFTYRSGLDAAEHLLGLPERPTAIFCSNDDMAAAAVAVAHRLGLDVPGDLTVTGFDDTALATTIWPELTTVRQPIAEMAREAVQSLVRRVRAQRDGDAGDPEQVRMAFELVRRQSDAAPRMRPSARLPLLATAGR; encoded by the coding sequence ATGTCAACAGCCAAAGTCGAAACGCTCCACGACGAGGTGGAACGGCGCGGCCAGCCGACGATGGCCGATGTCGCCAAGCTGGCCGGCGTGTCGGCGATGACCGTGTCGCGCGTCATGAACGGCAAGGGCCTGGTGCGCGAGAGCACGCGCCGCAAGGTCGCCGAAGCGGTCGCCGCGCTCAACTACACGCCCAATCAGGAAGCGCGCAACCTGGCCGGCTCCAAGCCGATCCGCGTCGGATTCTTGTACAGCAACCCCAGCGCCGCCTACCTGAGCGAGTTCCTGGTCGGCCTGCTGAACCAGTCGGGCCTGAACAATGTCCAGCTGTTCGTCGAGAAATGCGAAGCCGGCGAGCATGAGCAGGACCATGCGCGGCGCCTGATCGGCAACGGCCTGGACGGCGTGATCCTGCCGCCCCCCCTGTGCGACAGCCAGGCCGTGCTCGCGTGCGTGCGCGAGGCCGGCATCCCGGCCGTGGTGGTCGCCTGCGGCCAGCCGGATCCCGGCGTCGGCGCGGTCAGCATCGACGACTTCGACGCCGCCTACGCGATGACGCGTCACCTGATCGCGCTGGGCCACCAGCGCATCGGCTTCGTGGTCGGCCATCCGAACCAGTCCGCCAGCGCGCGCCGCCTGGCCGGCTACCGCGCCGCGATCGCCGAGAAAAAGGCCGACGATGCGGCCGAACTGGTGGTGCAGGGCATGTTCACCTACCGCTCCGGCCTGGATGCCGCCGAGCACCTGCTGGGCTTGCCCGAGCGCCCGACCGCCATTTTCTGCAGCAACGACGACATGGCCGCCGCCGCGGTGGCCGTCGCGCACCGCCTCGGCCTGGACGTGCCGGGCGACCTGACCGTCACGGGCTTCGACGACACTGCACTGGCCACCACCATCTGGCCCGAGCTGACCACGGTGCGCCAGCCGATCGCCGAGATGGCGCGCGAAGCCGTGCAATCGCTGGTGCGGCGCGTGCGCGCCCAGCGCGATGGCGACGCCGGCGACCCCGAGCAGGTGCGCATGGCCTTCGAGCTGGTGCGCCGCCAGTCGGACGCCGCTCCGCGCATGCGGCCCTCGGCGCGGCTGCCGCTGCTGGCCACCGCCGGGCGCTGA
- a CDS encoding alpha-glucuronidase family glycosyl hydrolase: protein MQRSFTRLHARACLGRAAARRRAGFLLCLLCMVLTGMFAAAPSQAADEDGYDLWLRYRPLPAAQRGPVEVSSLVTLAPDSPTVRAAVAELQRGLQGMLGHAPATASGDANLRAGGLVLAHAGALPPALAAALPPDARARLATLGRDGYLLARVRAGTGAGAGQLTLIAGGAGTGLLYGSFAFLRALQTGLAATLERAPVIETPRLPLRMLNHWDNLDRTVERGYAGESIWNWWELPAIVDPRYVDYARANASLGINGTVLDNVNAKAEILSPAYLAKAAAVAKVLRPYGMRVYLAVRWSTPLELHETRSADPLDPEVAAWWRRKADAIYAAIPDFGGFLVKANSEGQPGPQDYGRDHADGANMLARALAPHGGVVIWRAFVYAPPGQAKAADDPKAHDRAAQAYEQFKPLDDRFDANVIVQVKNGPIDFQPREPFSPLFGAMPATPLMMEFQVTKEYLGYATHLVYLGTLFQETLRADTRAGGRAMPVARTLEGAQQGRVGGIAGVANIGASRNWTGSTFDQANWYALGRLAWDPMLDAGAIAREWAAQTFAPDARIVEPVVAMMMGSREAAVDYMTPLGLHHMMGTGHHYGPAPWVGDLARADWNPTYYHRAARDGIGFDRTASGSNAVAQYAPELARRLQDPATTPPELLLWFHHLPWDYAMPSGRTLWAELVAHYDHGVAQVAHMQAQWDALKPLIDARRWEDTAQRLAQQREEALWWRDACIAYFKSVNGLALPPGTRAPAHPLEYYQALRFPYAPGHG, encoded by the coding sequence TTGCAGCGATCGTTCACGCGCCTGCATGCGCGCGCCTGCCTGGGGCGCGCCGCCGCGCGCCGCCGCGCCGGCTTTTTGCTCTGCCTTCTGTGCATGGTCCTGACCGGCATGTTCGCCGCCGCGCCTTCGCAGGCGGCGGACGAGGATGGCTACGACCTGTGGCTGCGCTACCGGCCGCTGCCGGCCGCGCAGCGCGGTCCCGTCGAGGTCTCCAGCCTAGTGACGCTGGCGCCCGACAGCCCGACCGTGCGCGCCGCCGTCGCCGAACTCCAGCGCGGCCTGCAGGGCATGCTCGGCCATGCGCCGGCCACCGCCTCCGGTGACGCCAACCTCCGTGCGGGCGGCCTGGTGCTGGCCCACGCCGGGGCGCTGCCGCCCGCGCTCGCCGCCGCCCTGCCCCCCGATGCGCGCGCGCGCCTGGCCACGCTGGGCCGCGACGGCTACCTGCTCGCACGCGTGCGCGCGGGCACGGGCGCCGGTGCGGGCCAGCTCACCCTGATCGCCGGCGGCGCCGGCACCGGCCTGCTGTACGGCAGCTTCGCCTTCCTGCGCGCGCTGCAGACCGGCCTTGCCGCCACGCTGGAGCGCGCCCCCGTCATCGAGACGCCGCGCCTGCCGCTGCGCATGCTGAACCACTGGGACAACCTGGACCGCACCGTCGAGCGCGGCTACGCCGGCGAATCGATCTGGAACTGGTGGGAGCTGCCCGCCATCGTCGACCCGCGCTACGTCGACTATGCGCGCGCCAACGCCTCGCTCGGCATCAACGGCACGGTGCTCGACAACGTCAACGCCAAGGCCGAGATCCTCAGCCCGGCCTACCTGGCCAAGGCGGCCGCCGTGGCCAAGGTGCTGCGCCCGTACGGCATGCGCGTGTATCTGGCGGTGCGCTGGTCGACGCCGCTCGAGCTGCACGAAACCCGCAGCGCCGATCCGCTCGACCCGGAAGTGGCCGCCTGGTGGCGCCGCAAGGCCGACGCGATCTACGCCGCCATCCCCGACTTCGGCGGCTTCCTGGTCAAGGCCAATTCCGAAGGCCAGCCGGGTCCGCAGGATTACGGGCGCGACCACGCCGACGGCGCCAACATGCTGGCGCGCGCGCTGGCGCCGCACGGCGGCGTGGTGATCTGGCGCGCCTTCGTCTATGCGCCGCCGGGCCAGGCCAAGGCGGCCGACGATCCCAAGGCGCACGACCGCGCCGCCCAGGCCTACGAGCAGTTCAAGCCGCTCGACGACCGGTTCGACGCCAACGTGATCGTACAGGTCAAGAACGGCCCGATCGACTTCCAGCCGCGCGAGCCGTTCTCGCCGCTGTTCGGCGCGATGCCGGCCACGCCGCTGATGATGGAGTTCCAGGTCACCAAGGAGTACCTGGGCTACGCCACCCACCTGGTGTATCTCGGCACCCTGTTCCAGGAGACGCTGCGGGCCGACACCCGCGCCGGCGGTCGGGCGATGCCGGTGGCGCGCACGCTGGAAGGGGCGCAGCAAGGCCGGGTCGGCGGCATCGCCGGCGTCGCCAACATCGGCGCCAGCCGCAACTGGACCGGCTCGACCTTCGACCAGGCCAACTGGTATGCCCTGGGCCGGCTGGCCTGGGACCCGATGCTGGACGCCGGCGCCATCGCGCGCGAGTGGGCCGCGCAGACCTTCGCGCCGGACGCGCGCATCGTCGAGCCGGTGGTGGCGATGATGATGGGCTCGCGCGAAGCCGCGGTCGACTACATGACGCCGCTCGGCCTGCACCACATGATGGGCACCGGCCACCATTACGGACCCGCGCCCTGGGTCGGCGACCTGGCCCGGGCCGACTGGAACCCGACCTATTATCACCGCGCCGCGCGCGACGGCATCGGCTTCGACCGCACTGCGAGCGGCAGCAACGCCGTGGCCCAATACGCGCCCGAGCTGGCGCGGCGCCTGCAGGATCCGGCGACCACGCCACCCGAGCTGCTGCTGTGGTTCCACCACCTGCCCTGGGACTACGCGATGCCATCCGGGCGCACGCTGTGGGCCGAGCTGGTCGCACACTACGACCACGGCGTCGCCCAGGTCGCGCACATGCAGGCGCAGTGGGATGCGTTGAAGCCCCTGATCGACGCGCGCCGCTGGGAAGATACGGCCCAGCGCCTGGCCCAGCAGCGCGAGGAAGCGCTGTGGTGGCGCGACGCCTGCATCGCCTATTTCAAGAGCGTGAACGGCCTGGCGCTGCCGCCCGGCACGCGCGCGCCGGCCCATCCGCTCGAGTATTACCAGGCGCTGCGTTTCCCGTACGCGCCCGGCCACGGGTGA
- a CDS encoding endo-1,4-beta-xylanase, whose translation MTTRRTMLGALVGAALLPTALRPLPAFAAGAPEPLKDIARRKGMRFGTAIGSGPTEFGNPAYRALVERECGLIVATNEMKWQAIEPSKGQLQFKAADTLLAWANEHGIAMRGHNLFWQPEKWLPHWVVQEKFGANVRQGVERLMREHVRAECEHFGKAIASWDVMNEAVDPADGKLRQNPLTRPFGTPVEQIDLAFRLAKEYAPHAQLVYNDYMRGDEGSAKHRAGVLQLLADLKKRGTPVDALGLQSHIGSWDESQDRGKADLLEWRKFLDEVSGMGYDLLITELDVNDRRLPADIAKRDAGVAAACRDYLDVCLSFPRLRDVLVWGMSDDISWLQTWDEAPRKDGLPMRPCPYDAKLQAKPMRQAIADAINAAPARA comes from the coding sequence ATGACCACACGACGCACCATGCTCGGCGCCCTCGTCGGCGCCGCCCTGCTGCCTACCGCCTTGCGCCCACTGCCGGCGTTTGCCGCCGGCGCGCCGGAACCGCTCAAGGACATCGCACGTCGCAAGGGCATGCGCTTCGGCACCGCGATCGGCTCCGGTCCTACCGAGTTCGGCAATCCGGCCTACCGCGCCCTGGTCGAACGCGAGTGCGGCCTGATCGTGGCCACGAACGAGATGAAATGGCAAGCCATCGAGCCGTCCAAAGGGCAGCTGCAGTTCAAGGCCGCCGACACGCTGCTCGCCTGGGCCAACGAACACGGTATCGCGATGCGCGGCCATAACCTGTTCTGGCAGCCAGAGAAGTGGCTGCCGCACTGGGTGGTGCAGGAGAAATTCGGCGCCAATGTGCGTCAGGGCGTGGAGCGCCTGATGCGCGAGCACGTACGCGCCGAGTGCGAGCACTTCGGCAAGGCGATCGCCAGCTGGGACGTCATGAACGAAGCGGTCGACCCGGCCGACGGCAAGCTGCGCCAGAACCCGTTGACGCGCCCGTTCGGCACCCCGGTCGAACAGATCGACCTCGCCTTCCGCCTGGCCAAGGAATATGCCCCGCACGCCCAGCTGGTCTACAACGACTACATGCGCGGCGACGAAGGCAGCGCCAAGCACCGCGCCGGCGTGCTGCAGCTGCTGGCCGACCTGAAAAAGCGCGGCACCCCGGTCGACGCACTCGGCCTGCAGAGCCACATCGGTTCCTGGGACGAGAGCCAGGACCGCGGCAAGGCCGACCTGCTCGAATGGCGCAAGTTCCTCGACGAAGTGAGCGGCATGGGTTACGACCTCCTGATCACGGAGCTCGACGTCAACGACCGCCGCCTGCCGGCCGACATCGCCAAGCGCGACGCCGGCGTGGCCGCCGCCTGCCGCGACTACCTCGACGTCTGCCTGTCCTTCCCGCGCCTGCGCGACGTCCTGGTGTGGGGCATGTCGGACGACATCAGCTGGCTGCAGACCTGGGACGAAGCGCCGCGCAAGGACGGCTTGCCGATGCGCCCCTGCCCGTACGACGCCAAGCTGCAAGCCAAGCCGATGCGCCAAGCGATCGCCGACGCCATCAACGCCGCGCCGGCGCGCGCTTGA
- a CDS encoding glycosyl hydrolase 115 family protein — MSHLPLRRARRQVPLRRALACAALAVCSTLAAVPALALGERPVVRFDLAPGAVTLARNGAAARLLVDAAEDPAVKHAAASLRDDIERVSGARPALLSELPGTAATPAAGQGDLVLVGTLGSSPLIDRLAREGRIDVSTLRGKWEGYLIQVVRNPLPGVAQALVIVGSDRRGTVYGMYTLSEQIGVSPWHWWADVPPAHHEVLALANDARVQDAPVVQYRGIFLNDEAPALSGFAKDTFGGFNHRFYEKVFELILRLRGNYLWPAMWGNAFYDDDAENGRLAQEMGVVIGTSHHEPLMRAHAEWARYGKGPWDYGKNAAVLREFWQQGLARSHDFEKVITIGMRGDGDEPMSEESNVALLQRIVADQRTLIALDTARPTANPASRPAGGAPQMWALYKEVQDYYEKGMRVPDDVLLLWCDDNWGNIRRLPTPEERKRSGGAGIYYHFDYVGGPRSYKWINVTPLPKVWEQMHLAASYGADRLWIVNVGDLKPMEVPIEFFLSYAWNPQAWPAERLPDYLRLWATRDFGAAHAGEIAALVEGYTRLNGRRKPEQLEPGTFSIEHYREAERVGLEWQALAERARALAPRLPPAQRDAFFELVQYPVDAANTVNQLYLTVQRNRLHAAQGRAGTNALAAQARALFAQDAALARRYEAAAGGKWKHMMAQTHIGYTSWKDPATNLMPQVSEIDLPAQAGLGVAVEGGTAVFPAAPALALPAFEALAKGPRFIEVFNRGRAPLRFTARADQPWVKLGAAGGTVALEQRIAVDVDWARVPAGALSAHVTVSGADGASAVVEVPLRHAGLRTDDVHGFVETGGVVAIEAEHYARALAPAGRAWLRVPGFGATLSGMTTLPSTAPPATLADAMRLEYEVWLAEPGKLKVEATLAPTLKFRPGPGFRYAVSIDDAAPVVVDVHADGSNGHWEKIVSDGVARFTSEHAVARAGRHTLKFWALDPALVLERLVIDAGGLQPSYLGPPESPRLP; from the coding sequence GTGAGCCACCTTCCGCTGCGGCGAGCGCGCCGCCAGGTCCCGTTGCGGCGTGCGCTGGCATGCGCCGCGCTGGCCGTCTGCTCCACGCTGGCCGCCGTACCGGCCCTGGCCCTCGGCGAACGCCCGGTGGTGCGCTTCGACCTCGCCCCCGGCGCGGTGACGCTGGCGCGCAACGGCGCCGCCGCGCGCCTGCTCGTCGATGCCGCCGAGGACCCGGCGGTCAAGCACGCCGCCGCCAGCCTGCGCGACGATATCGAGCGGGTCTCGGGCGCGCGGCCCGCGCTGCTGTCGGAACTGCCGGGGACCGCCGCGACGCCTGCGGCCGGCCAGGGCGACCTGGTGCTGGTCGGCACGCTGGGCAGCAGCCCGCTCATCGACCGCCTCGCGCGCGAGGGCCGCATCGACGTGTCGACGCTGCGCGGCAAATGGGAAGGCTACCTGATCCAGGTGGTGCGCAATCCGTTGCCCGGGGTGGCGCAGGCGCTGGTGATTGTCGGCAGCGACCGGCGCGGCACGGTGTATGGCATGTACACGCTGTCGGAGCAGATCGGCGTCTCGCCCTGGCACTGGTGGGCCGACGTCCCGCCCGCGCACCACGAGGTGCTGGCGCTTGCGAACGATGCGCGCGTGCAGGATGCGCCGGTCGTGCAGTACCGCGGCATCTTCCTGAACGACGAGGCGCCGGCGCTGTCCGGCTTTGCCAAGGACACGTTCGGGGGCTTCAACCACCGCTTCTACGAAAAGGTGTTCGAGCTGATCCTGCGCCTGCGCGGCAATTACCTGTGGCCGGCGATGTGGGGCAACGCCTTTTATGATGATGACGCGGAAAACGGCCGCCTGGCCCAGGAGATGGGTGTCGTCATCGGCACCTCGCACCACGAGCCGCTGATGCGCGCGCATGCCGAATGGGCCAGGTACGGCAAGGGCCCGTGGGACTACGGCAAGAACGCGGCCGTGCTGCGCGAGTTCTGGCAGCAGGGCCTGGCGCGCAGCCACGACTTCGAAAAGGTGATCACGATCGGCATGCGCGGCGACGGCGACGAGCCGATGTCCGAAGAATCCAACGTGGCCCTGCTGCAGCGGATCGTGGCCGACCAGCGCACCCTGATCGCTCTCGACACCGCCAGGCCCACGGCCAATCCGGCCTCGCGCCCGGCCGGCGGCGCGCCGCAGATGTGGGCGCTGTACAAGGAAGTCCAGGATTACTACGAGAAGGGCATGCGCGTGCCCGACGACGTGCTGCTGCTCTGGTGCGACGACAACTGGGGCAATATCCGCCGCCTGCCCACGCCTGAAGAGCGCAAGCGCTCCGGCGGAGCCGGCATCTATTACCACTTCGATTACGTCGGCGGGCCGCGCTCCTATAAATGGATCAACGTGACGCCGCTGCCCAAGGTCTGGGAGCAGATGCACCTGGCCGCGAGCTATGGCGCCGACCGGCTGTGGATCGTCAACGTCGGCGACCTCAAGCCGATGGAAGTGCCGATCGAGTTCTTCCTGTCGTATGCCTGGAACCCGCAGGCCTGGCCGGCCGAGCGCCTGCCCGACTACCTGAGACTCTGGGCGACGCGCGACTTCGGCGCGGCGCACGCCGGCGAGATCGCGGCGCTGGTCGAGGGTTACACGCGCTTGAACGGGCGGCGCAAGCCCGAGCAGCTCGAGCCGGGCACCTTCAGCATCGAGCACTACCGCGAGGCCGAGCGCGTCGGGCTCGAGTGGCAGGCGCTGGCCGAGCGCGCGCGCGCCTTGGCGCCCCGCTTGCCGCCGGCGCAGCGCGACGCCTTCTTCGAGCTGGTGCAATATCCGGTCGACGCGGCCAACACGGTCAACCAGCTGTACCTGACGGTGCAGCGCAACCGCCTGCACGCGGCCCAGGGACGGGCCGGCACCAACGCGCTGGCGGCGCAGGCGCGCGCGCTGTTCGCGCAGGACGCCGCGCTGGCGCGCCGGTACGAGGCGGCGGCGGGCGGCAAGTGGAAGCACATGATGGCCCAGACCCACATCGGCTATACCAGCTGGAAGGACCCCGCGACCAACCTGATGCCGCAGGTGAGCGAGATCGATCTGCCGGCGCAGGCCGGACTCGGGGTGGCGGTCGAGGGCGGTACAGCGGTTTTCCCGGCAGCGCCGGCGCTGGCCTTGCCGGCTTTCGAAGCGCTGGCCAAGGGACCGCGCTTCATCGAGGTGTTCAACCGTGGCCGTGCGCCGCTGCGCTTCACGGCGCGCGCCGACCAGCCGTGGGTCAAGCTCGGCGCCGCCGGCGGGACGGTCGCGCTGGAGCAGCGCATCGCGGTCGACGTCGATTGGGCGCGCGTGCCGGCGGGCGCGCTATCGGCGCACGTGACCGTCAGCGGCGCCGACGGCGCCAGCGCCGTGGTCGAGGTGCCGCTGCGCCATGCGGGCCTGCGCACCGATGATGTACACGGCTTCGTCGAGACCGGCGGCGTGGTCGCCATCGAAGCCGAGCACTACGCGCGCGCGCTCGCGCCGGCGGGACGCGCGTGGCTGCGCGTGCCCGGCTTCGGCGCCACGCTGTCGGGCATGACGACGCTGCCCTCGACCGCGCCGCCGGCGACGTTGGCCGATGCGATGCGGCTCGAGTACGAGGTCTGGCTGGCGGAGCCAGGCAAATTGAAGGTCGAGGCGACGCTGGCGCCGACGCTCAAGTTCCGTCCCGGCCCGGGCTTCCGGTACGCGGTCTCGATCGACGATGCGGCCCCGGTCGTGGTCGACGTGCACGCGGACGGTTCGAACGGGCACTGGGAAAAGATCGTCTCGGATGGCGTGGCGCGCTTTACCAGCGAGCATGCGGTGGCGAGAGCGGGCCGCCACACCCTGAAGTTCTGGGCGCTCGACCCGGCCCTGGTGCTGGAGCGCCTGGTGATCGACGCCGGCGGCCTGCAGCCGAGCTACCTGGGGCCGCCGGAGAGTCCGCGCCTGCCGTGA